The Rathayibacter caricis DSM 15933 genomic sequence GCGCGTCCTCGGTGCACGAGCTCGGGCGAGGCGAGGTCGGCCACTGGCGACGCTGGCCGGGACACGGTCGACGCTCCCTGTCGCAGGACGGCATCGGAGCGGCGATCCTGCACCTCGTGACCTGCGTCCGCGAAGACGACGCGATCGTCACCATCGACTCGGCCCTGAACCGGGGGCTCCTCCCGGTCGAAGAGCTGGCGGACCTGCAGGCGCTCGCGCCGCCCGGCAAGCGCGCCCTCTTCGACAGGGTCGACGGCAGCAGCCAGTCCGGTCTCGAGACCAAGACCCGCCTCAGCCTGCGCCGACGCCGAGTCCGGGTGCGCACCCAGGTCCCCGTCCCGGGCGTCGGCTTCGTCGACGAGATCGTCGGTGATCGGCTCGTCCTCGAGAGCGATGGATACCGCTACCACGGGAGCTTCGAGCAGTTCCGCGAGGACCGACGCCGGGATCTCGAGCTGGCGCGGCAGGAGTTCCTCTGCATCCGCCTCGACAACCACCAGATCATCGAGGACTGGCCGAGGACCGAGGAGGCGCTCCTGTCCCTGATCCGCCGCCAGGAGCATCTCTGGACCGCGCCCCAGCGCCGGCGTCACGGCCTCGCGGGCCCCTTCGCAGGGCTCGACTCGCGCAACCTCAGCTGAGAGGGGGGTCTCTCGGCTGTCAGCCGACATCCCCCTCTCTCCACTGATGTTCCGCAGGTGGTCCGTCCGGCGGGTGCCCCGGAGGCGCGGTGCCTGCGGTTCGCCGGGAGCGCCGAAGAAGCGGCCCGCCTCGACCCGTCGTCGGCGCAACGTCAGTTGAGAAGGGTCGCTCTCGGCTGTCAGCCGACATCCCCCTCTCTCCACTGATGTTCCGCAGGTGGTCCGTCCGGCGGGTGCCCCGGAGGCGCGGTGCCTGCGGTTCGCCGGGAGCGCCGAAGAAGCGGCTTGCCTCGACCCGTCGTCGGCGCAACGTCAGTTGAGAAGGGTCGCTTTCGGCTGTCAGCCGACATCCCCCTCTCTCCACTGATGTTCCGCATCGCCGGCTGCCTCCGCAGGCGGAGATCGCCGTCCCGCCGGGCTCACCAGCCCCGCCGGAACCCCGCGAAACATCCCCGCAATACGCCCCGGACTAGAGTCGTGCCATGGGTGACCTCTTCGACGGCTACGGGTCCCAGAAGGTCGAGCGCCGACGTGCCGGCGCCCCGCCCTGGGACGAGATGTTCGCTGATGTCGCCGCGACGAAGGGCCCCGACGGGGTCCGTTCGGCGTACCGCGACATCTACTCCTCGCTCGCGCGGATGACGCAGGAGGAGCTGCGCGGTCGCACCGACGCGCTCGCCTCCTCCTACCTCGCGCAGGGTGTCACGTTCGACTTCGCCGGCGAGGAGCGGCCGTTCCCGCTCGACGCGGTGCCGCGCGTGATCGAGCGCGCCGAGTGGAACGAGGTCCAGAGCGGCATCAAGCAGCGCGTCCGTGCACTCGAGGCGTTCCTCGCCGATGTCTACGGTCCGCAGAACGCGGTCAAGGACGGAGTGATCCCGGCCGGGCTCATCTCGAGCTCCAGCCACTTCCACCGCCAGGCGGCCGGCATCGTGTCGGCCAACGGCGTGCGCATCCAGGTCTCGGGCATCGACCTCATCCGCGACGAGGTCGGCGGCTGGCGGGTCCTCGAGGACAACGTCCGCGTCCCCTCCGGCGTCTCGTACGTCATCTCGAACCGGCGCGTCATGGCGCAGACCCTGCCCGAGCTGTTCGTCTCGATGCGCGTCCGCCCCGTCGGCGACTACCCCAACAAGCTGCTGCAGGCGCTGCGCGCGTCGGCGCCCGAGGGCGTCGACGACCCGACCGTGGTCGTCCTGACCCCCGGTGTCTACAACTCCGCCTACTTCGAGCACACGCTGCTCGCGCGGCTGATGGGCGTCGAGCTCGTCGAGGGCCGCGACCTGTTCTGCACCGGCGGCAAGGTGTTCATGCGGACGACCTCGGGCCCGACCCGCGTCGACGTGATCTACCGCCGCGTCGACGACGAGTTCCTCGACCCGCTGCAGTTCCGCGCCGACTCGATGCTCGGCTCGCCCGGGCTCATGCTCGCCGCCCGCCTGGGCACCGTCACCATCGCCAACGCGGTGGGCAACGGAGTCGCGGACGACAAGCTCGTCTACACCTACATGCCCGACCTCATCCGCTACTACCTCGGCGAGGACGCGGTGATCAAGAACGTCGACACCTGGCGCCTGGAGGATCCGGGCGCGCTCGAGGAGGTCCTCGACCGCCTCGACGAGCTCGTCGTGAAGCCGGTCGACGGCTCCGGCGGCAAGGGCCTGGTCGTCGGCCCCGACGCCTCCGCCAAGGAGCTGGCCGAGCTGCGCTCACGGCTGCAGGCCGACCCTCGCGGCTGGATCGCGCAGCCGGTCGTGCAGCTGTCGACCATCCCGACCCTCGTCGACGACGGGATGCGCCCGCGTCACGCCGACCTCCGCCCCTTCGCGGTCAACGACGGCACCGACGTCTGGGTGCTGCCCGGAGGCCTCACCCGCGTGGCGCTGCCCGAGGGCCAGCTCGTCGTGAACTCGTCGCAGGGCGGCGGCTCGAAGGACACCTGGGTGGTGGGCCTGGAGTCGCAGCGCGACCGCGAGCCCGACGCGCACGACATCCAGGGCCTCGTCGCCGAGCAGGCCGCGGTCACCAGCTCGATCCCGATCGTCTACCCGCTGAACCACACCCCCGACCACTCGCCGCACGACGCCCCGAACTCCGACCAGGAGCAGCAGCAGCAGCAGCAGCAGCAGCAGCAGGGTCGCGACGCGGGGGAGGAGGACTGATGCTCTCCCGGATCGCCGAGTCCCTCTTCTGGATCGGCCGCTACATCGAGCGCTCGGACGGCACCGCGCGCATCCTCGACGTCCACCTCCAGCTCCTGCTGGAGGATCCGTGGATCGACGAGGACACCGCGTGCCGCTCGCTGCTGTCGGTGATGGGCTCGACCCCGCCCGACGACATGCGCGAGATCACGCGGGCGGACGTGCTGACGATCCTCGCGATCGACCGCACCAACCCCGCCTCCATCGCCTACTCGCTCGGCGCCGCCCGCGAGAACGCCCGCCGCGCCCGCGAGATCGTGTCGACGGAGCTGTGGGAGTGCCTGAACACGACCCGCACCCGGATGCCGCGCCGCGTGTCGGGCGAGCGGGTGTCGGAGTTCTTCAGCTGGGTGCGCGAGCGCTCGGCGCTGGCCGTCGGCATCATCGAGTCGGCGACCTCGCGCGACGAGGCCTGGCAGTTCTTCACGCTGGGCCGCTCGATCGAGCGGGCCGACATGACGGCGCGTCTGCTCGCGACCCGGTCGCTGACCGAGGCGAGCGGCCCGTCGTGGACCACGATCCTCCGCTCCTGCGGGGCGTACGAGGCGTACCTCCGCACCTACCGCGGCGTGCCGAGCGCGCGCAACGCGGCGGAGTTCCTCCTGCTCGACCGGCTCTTCCCGCGGTCGATCCTCTTCTCGATCTCGCGCGCCGAGATGTGCATGCGCGACATCGAGCCGCGCACCGGCCGCGTCGGGCACACCGGCGACGCCCAGCGCGTACTGGGTCAGATCCGGAGCGAGCTGGAGTACCGGCCGATCGCCGAGATCCTCGAGGATCTCCCGCGGCACATGGACGGGGTGCAGGAGGCGACCTCGGCCGCGTCCGAGGCGATCCGGCAGCGCTACTTCCCCACCAACGTCATGCCGAGCTGGATCGGGGAGGCGCTGTGAGCAGGCTGCGCATCAAGCACACCACGGGCTTCACCTACCGGGGAGACGTCGTGGCGTCCTACAACGAGGCGAGGATGCTGCCGGCGTCCTCGGACGGGCAGCTCGTGCTGTTCTCGAACCTCGACATCCGGCCGGTCACCTCGGCGCACACGTACACCGACTACTGGGGCACCCGGGTGTCCTCGTTCGACGTGCTCGACGCGCACCAGGAGCTCTCGCTCACGGCGACGTCGCTGGTCGAGGTGCGCCCGAAGGCGCATCCCGAGCACCCGTACGGCTGGGAGCAGCTCGCCGAGCAGGTCGAGACGCTCACCGAGTACGTGGAGCAGTCGAAGCAGACCGTCCGCACCGCGCCTCCGGAGGATCTCGTCGAGCTCGCACGCTCGCTCGCGGACGAGTCGGCGGGTCCGTGCGAGGCGGCGCTCGCGATCGCCGAGCGCATCGGCCGCGAAATGACCTACAAGCAGGGCGTGACCGGCGTGCACTCGACGGCGACGGAGTCGTGGACGGCGCGCAAGGGCGTCTGCCAGGACATCACGCACATCGTCCTCGGGGCGCTGCGCGCGGTCGGCATCCCCGCCCGCTACGTCTCGGGCTACCTCCACCCCAAGCCGAACGCCGAGATCGGCGAGACGGTGACGGGGGAGTCGCACGCCTGGGTCGAGTGGTTCTGCGGAGGAGCGTGGCGCGGCTACGACCCGACGAACCTGATCGACATCGGAGACCGGCACGTCATCGTCGGCCGCGGTCGCGACTACAACGACATCGCCCCGCTGCGGGGCGTGTACGCGGGCCCGCACTCGTCGAAGCTGTTCGTGCGGGTCGAGATCACGCGCGAGGCCTGACGGCGGAGCCGACCTCGGGCTCGTCGGATCCCGTTCGGCTCGCAGGATCGTCCGGTTCCTGCGAGCCGGAGGCGTTCTCGCGAGCCGGAGGTACTGCGCTGCGGCGCATCCGCAGGTGGAAGCCGAGCCCGACGGCCGCCGCGGCGAGCCCGGAGGCGGCGCCCACCGCGATCGCCCAGCGCGGGCCGAGGCCGTTCGCCACGGCTCCGATGAGCGGAGCGCCGATCGGCGTGCCTCCGACGAAGATCGCCATGTAGAGCGCCATCACGCGGCCGCGCATCTCGGGGGCGGTCGAGAGCTGCACGAAGCCGTTGGCCGAGGTCATCAGCGTCTGCGCGGCGACGCCGACCAGCGGCAGGACGATCGCGAAGGACCACGCGGTCGGCATGAGACCCGAGAGCGCGAGGGCGACGCCGAACGCGAAGGCGGCTCCGACGATCAGCCGCAGCCGGGGCCGGTCGCGGCGGGCCGAGAGCAGGGCGCCGATCACCGAGCCGACCGCGATCGCCGAGGACAGCAGGCCGAACTCGCTCGCACCCATGTCGAACTCCACCGTGGCCATCGTCGAGGCGAAGATCGGGAAGTTCAGGCCGAAGGTGCCGATCAGGAACACGATGATCAGCACCACGATGATGTCCGGTCGCCGCGACACGTAGCGGAACCCCTCCAGCAGCGCGCCCGGGCCTCGGGTGGCGCGCGGAGCGGAGCGGAGCTGGTCGCGGTGCAGGAAGCGCAGCGAGAGCAGCACGGCGAGGAAGCTCGCGGCGTTGAGCAGGAACACCCAGCCCGACCCGACCGCAGAGATGAGGACGCCCGCGAGGGCCGGCCCGATCATCCGGGCGGAGTTGAACGAGGCGGAGTTGAGGGAGACCGCGTTCGAGAGGTCCTTCTCCTCGACGAGCGCCGAGACGAAGGTCTGCCGCACGGGTGCGTCGATCGCCGCGGCGAAGCCGAGCAGCAGCGCGAAGACGTAGACCATCCAGAGCTGGACGACGCCGGTGACGACGAGCAGGCCCAGGCCGAGCCCGAGCACCCCCATCGCGCCCTGGGTCGCCATGAGCAGCCGCCGCCGGTCGAAGCGATCGGCGATGAAACCCGAGAAGGGGACCATCAGCAGCTGCGGTCCGAACTGCAGCGCCATGGTGACGCCCAGCGCGGTCGCGTCGTGGTCGGTCAGGTCGTTGATGACGATCCAGTCCTGGGCGGTGCGCTGCATCCAGGTGCCGATGTTCGAGACCGTCGCCCCGGCGAACCAGATGCGGTAGTTCGGCACCGCCATCGAGCGGAACATCGCACTCATCGCTCCGCCACCTCGCGGAGGAGGGCTGCGGCGTCGCGCAGCAGGGACTGCTGAGCAGGGGAGAGCTCGCGGAGCCCGGCCACGAGCCACGTGTCGCGGCTGCGGCGCACCTCGTGCACGAGCGCGGATCCCGCCTCGGTGGGGCGGAGTCGGACGACGCGCCCGTCGGCCGGGTCGCCCAGGCGCTCGGCGAGCCCGTCGTCCACGAGGCAGGCGA encodes the following:
- a CDS encoding MFS transporter, which produces MSAMFRSMAVPNYRIWFAGATVSNIGTWMQRTAQDWIVINDLTDHDATALGVTMALQFGPQLLMVPFSGFIADRFDRRRLLMATQGAMGVLGLGLGLLVVTGVVQLWMVYVFALLLGFAAAIDAPVRQTFVSALVEEKDLSNAVSLNSASFNSARMIGPALAGVLISAVGSGWVFLLNAASFLAVLLSLRFLHRDQLRSAPRATRGPGALLEGFRYVSRRPDIIVVLIIVFLIGTFGLNFPIFASTMATVEFDMGASEFGLLSSAIAVGSVIGALLSARRDRPRLRLIVGAAFAFGVALALSGLMPTAWSFAIVLPLVGVAAQTLMTSANGFVQLSTAPEMRGRVMALYMAIFVGGTPIGAPLIGAVANGLGPRWAIAVGAASGLAAAAVGLGFHLRMRRSAVPPARENASGSQEPDDPASRTGSDEPEVGSAVRPRA
- a CDS encoding type IV toxin-antitoxin system AbiEi family antitoxin domain-containing protein, with translation MHGLVSLLQAGGGFATTRGITASAIPRAVVQRALDDGLLVRVRRGVYALAGVPPIELAAVRAGGVLTCVSLLRHLGLWTVERPALHVALGASSVHELGRGEVGHWRRWPGHGRRSLSQDGIGAAILHLVTCVREDDAIVTIDSALNRGLLPVEELADLQALAPPGKRALFDRVDGSSQSGLETKTRLSLRRRRVRVRTQVPVPGVGFVDEIVGDRLVLESDGYRYHGSFEQFREDRRRDLELARQEFLCIRLDNHQIIEDWPRTEEALLSLIRRQEHLWTAPQRRRHGLAGPFAGLDSRNLS
- a CDS encoding transglutaminase family protein produces the protein MSRLRIKHTTGFTYRGDVVASYNEARMLPASSDGQLVLFSNLDIRPVTSAHTYTDYWGTRVSSFDVLDAHQELSLTATSLVEVRPKAHPEHPYGWEQLAEQVETLTEYVEQSKQTVRTAPPEDLVELARSLADESAGPCEAALAIAERIGREMTYKQGVTGVHSTATESWTARKGVCQDITHIVLGALRAVGIPARYVSGYLHPKPNAEIGETVTGESHAWVEWFCGGAWRGYDPTNLIDIGDRHVIVGRGRDYNDIAPLRGVYAGPHSSKLFVRVEITREA
- a CDS encoding MarR family winged helix-turn-helix transcriptional regulator — translated: MPHDPTTTALAGELRIAVARLGRRLRQEKGRHELSDAQLSVLALLEREGPRTLGELAEVERVRPPSMSRTVACLVDDGLAERLGDPADGRVVRLRPTEAGSALVHEVRRSRDTWLVAGLRELSPAQQSLLRDAAALLREVAER
- a CDS encoding alpha-E domain-containing protein — translated: MLSRIAESLFWIGRYIERSDGTARILDVHLQLLLEDPWIDEDTACRSLLSVMGSTPPDDMREITRADVLTILAIDRTNPASIAYSLGAARENARRAREIVSTELWECLNTTRTRMPRRVSGERVSEFFSWVRERSALAVGIIESATSRDEAWQFFTLGRSIERADMTARLLATRSLTEASGPSWTTILRSCGAYEAYLRTYRGVPSARNAAEFLLLDRLFPRSILFSISRAEMCMRDIEPRTGRVGHTGDAQRVLGQIRSELEYRPIAEILEDLPRHMDGVQEATSAASEAIRQRYFPTNVMPSWIGEAL
- a CDS encoding circularly permuted type 2 ATP-grasp protein, coding for MGDLFDGYGSQKVERRRAGAPPWDEMFADVAATKGPDGVRSAYRDIYSSLARMTQEELRGRTDALASSYLAQGVTFDFAGEERPFPLDAVPRVIERAEWNEVQSGIKQRVRALEAFLADVYGPQNAVKDGVIPAGLISSSSHFHRQAAGIVSANGVRIQVSGIDLIRDEVGGWRVLEDNVRVPSGVSYVISNRRVMAQTLPELFVSMRVRPVGDYPNKLLQALRASAPEGVDDPTVVVLTPGVYNSAYFEHTLLARLMGVELVEGRDLFCTGGKVFMRTTSGPTRVDVIYRRVDDEFLDPLQFRADSMLGSPGLMLAARLGTVTIANAVGNGVADDKLVYTYMPDLIRYYLGEDAVIKNVDTWRLEDPGALEEVLDRLDELVVKPVDGSGGKGLVVGPDASAKELAELRSRLQADPRGWIAQPVVQLSTIPTLVDDGMRPRHADLRPFAVNDGTDVWVLPGGLTRVALPEGQLVVNSSQGGGSKDTWVVGLESQRDREPDAHDIQGLVAEQAAVTSSIPIVYPLNHTPDHSPHDAPNSDQEQQQQQQQQQQGRDAGEED